One Chryseobacterium sp. StRB126 genomic region harbors:
- a CDS encoding HlyD family secretion protein gives MLELLVAIYAGICWLLIKKFKLIPWTFTTQVVVYSLPIFGSIALILSLNYYCPITSDVKVGNRSVDITTQVLGKVKKVYVKTNQEVKKGDTLFVLDREPYVQEIKSLEAKLSNMKATVSSYNTDIASSRKNIAGLQSQLDLANKRVNQYKELVEAGAANKFDLEQAMTNVQDLQSRISAAQAQQQSLETKSNASYNGENSSVSEIQAKLDQAKWNLSQTVVLAPTDGIIPNVQLNEGAIMAPFKSAFVLIQKQQSVIGFFAQNELEAVKNGDEVELALKTEPGKVVKAKLEYVIDATSQGIMNNAGGMLGGNGSTAGLPDTARQLPETDGKMIAKFVLEDHQKQLTVGARGTAVIYSDHIKPLHLIRKVMVRISSKINFIIPKLH, from the coding sequence ATGTTAGAATTACTCGTTGCCATATATGCCGGAATCTGCTGGCTGCTTATCAAAAAATTTAAACTGATCCCGTGGACATTTACCACACAGGTTGTGGTATACTCTCTTCCTATTTTTGGATCTATAGCTCTAATACTAAGCCTTAATTACTATTGTCCCATCACTTCTGACGTGAAAGTCGGAAACAGAAGTGTGGATATCACTACACAGGTTTTGGGAAAAGTGAAAAAGGTGTATGTAAAGACGAATCAGGAGGTTAAAAAAGGAGACACCTTATTTGTTCTGGACAGAGAACCTTATGTACAGGAAATTAAATCTCTGGAAGCAAAACTCAGCAATATGAAAGCTACCGTAAGCTCTTACAATACGGATATTGCTTCATCCAGAAAAAACATTGCAGGTTTACAATCACAATTGGATTTAGCCAACAAGAGAGTGAATCAATATAAAGAATTAGTGGAAGCCGGTGCTGCCAACAAATTTGATCTGGAACAGGCGATGACGAATGTTCAGGATTTACAATCCCGTATCAGTGCAGCACAGGCTCAGCAACAATCTCTTGAAACAAAGTCTAATGCTTCTTATAATGGAGAAAACTCTTCTGTATCGGAAATTCAGGCGAAACTGGATCAGGCTAAATGGAACTTGTCTCAAACTGTTGTTTTAGCCCCTACCGATGGGATTATTCCTAATGTTCAGCTTAATGAAGGGGCTATTATGGCTCCGTTTAAATCGGCTTTTGTTCTGATTCAGAAGCAACAGTCTGTCATTGGGTTCTTTGCCCAAAACGAACTTGAGGCAGTAAAGAATGGTGATGAAGTAGAACTGGCTCTTAAAACAGAACCTGGAAAGGTTGTTAAGGCTAAACTTGAATATGTTATTGACGCTACCAGCCAGGGTATTATGAACAATGCCGGAGGAATGCTTGGTGGAAATGGATCTACAGCTGGGCTTCCTGATACTGCAAGACAGTTACCGGAAACGGATGGAAAGATGATTGCCAAGTTTGTTCTGGAAGATCATCAAAAACAACTGACAGTTGGGGCAAGAGGAACGGCGGTTATTTATTCAGATCATATTAAACCTTTACATCTTATCCGTAAAGTAATGGTACGTATCAGCAGTAAAATTAACTTCATTATTCCTAAACTTCATTAA
- a CDS encoding Crp/Fnr family transcriptional regulator, which translates to MDLFKTFKHIVFFQDLSDEEINVLISLSTPRLLQKKETLTEPGQSFNQLFILSNGLLRFFFDDENGNETNLFLPSEKEAAIMESPESFSGESERKYTIEAVIESQIFLFNKAEFEEAAFQHRGIYNAYIKSLKQIINTLKVRTEQLCSTSPHSRYEEFLETRPFTSQNANRKYIANFLGITPNSLSRMTARVHKKRNERKK; encoded by the coding sequence ATGGACCTATTCAAGACTTTCAAGCATATTGTTTTCTTCCAGGATTTATCTGATGAAGAAATTAATGTTTTGATCAGTCTCAGTACTCCCAGACTTCTTCAAAAAAAAGAAACTCTGACAGAACCGGGACAGTCTTTTAATCAATTATTTATCCTTTCCAACGGATTACTGAGGTTTTTCTTTGATGATGAAAACGGTAATGAAACCAATCTTTTTTTACCTTCAGAAAAAGAAGCAGCCATTATGGAAAGCCCGGAATCATTTTCAGGAGAAAGTGAAAGAAAATATACGATTGAGGCTGTTATAGAATCTCAGATCTTTTTATTTAACAAAGCTGAATTTGAAGAAGCGGCATTTCAACACAGGGGAATTTACAATGCTTATATAAAATCTTTAAAACAGATCATTAATACACTAAAGGTACGCACGGAACAGCTTTGCTCTACTTCTCCACATTCACGATATGAAGAGTTTCTGGAAACCCGTCCTTTCACTTCTCAAAATGCCAATAGGAAATATATTGCCAATTTTCTGGGTATTACCCCCAATTCACTTTCAAGGATGACTGCGAGGGTTCATAAAAAAAGGAACGAAAGAAAAAAATAA
- a CDS encoding DUF3302 domain-containing protein, which translates to MQRISLFLCLLLSCNFVQASTGIEDNIADGASWLILLVLPLAGIYLFWKVHIYPEKVAEKKNHPQLNAIKSMCLLSLIFGGLLWPVALIWANYDYGNQNQPQNNPDTSNKEQEEELNTIEN; encoded by the coding sequence ATGCAAAGAATATCCTTATTTCTCTGCCTGTTACTCTCATGCAATTTTGTTCAGGCATCTACAGGAATAGAAGACAATATAGCTGACGGTGCATCCTGGCTCATTTTACTTGTTTTACCTTTGGCCGGGATCTACCTTTTCTGGAAAGTTCACATTTATCCGGAGAAAGTAGCCGAAAAAAAGAATCACCCTCAGCTCAACGCCATAAAAAGTATGTGCCTCCTCTCTCTTATTTTTGGAGGCCTTTTATGGCCGGTTGCTTTAATCTGGGCGAACTATGATTATGGCAATCAAAATCAACCCCAAAATAATCCTGATACTTCTAACAAAGAACAGGAGGAAGAACTTAACACAATTGAAAATTAA
- a CDS encoding isoaspartyl peptidase/L-asparaginase family protein, with product MNNNRRNFIKKLGIATAALAVNPLDLMAKELPENNTVINKPIVLSTWNFGIKANEEAWTILGKGGKALDAVEKGVRLVELDPKERSVGYGGRPDRDGRVTLDACIMDDNYNIGSVACLENIKNPISVARAVMEKTPHVMLVGDGALQFALSQGFKKENLLTEESEKEWKEWLKTSKYKPIANIENHDTIGMIALDANGNLSGACTTSGMAFKMHGRVGDSPIIGAGLFVDNEVGAATATGHGEEVIRTVGTHLVVELMRQGRTPQQACKEAVERIVKINQRRNKNLKDIQVGFIAINKKGEYGAYCIQDGFNFAVYDQKGNRLETPEFAVK from the coding sequence ATGAACAATAACCGAAGAAATTTTATCAAAAAACTGGGAATCGCAACTGCGGCATTGGCTGTAAATCCATTGGATCTGATGGCGAAAGAATTACCTGAAAACAATACAGTTATCAATAAACCCATCGTTCTTTCAACCTGGAATTTCGGGATCAAAGCCAATGAAGAGGCCTGGACTATCCTTGGAAAAGGAGGAAAAGCGCTGGATGCTGTTGAAAAAGGAGTTCGTCTGGTAGAGCTGGATCCCAAAGAAAGAAGTGTCGGTTATGGTGGACGTCCTGACAGAGATGGAAGGGTAACATTAGATGCCTGTATTATGGATGATAATTATAATATAGGTTCAGTGGCGTGTCTTGAAAATATTAAAAATCCTATCTCCGTAGCCAGAGCTGTGATGGAAAAAACACCTCACGTCATGTTGGTAGGAGACGGAGCATTACAGTTTGCGCTTTCACAAGGCTTCAAAAAAGAAAATCTTCTCACCGAAGAATCCGAAAAAGAATGGAAAGAATGGCTGAAAACAAGCAAATATAAACCCATTGCCAATATTGAAAATCACGATACCATAGGAATGATCGCCCTTGATGCCAATGGAAATCTTTCCGGAGCCTGTACCACCAGTGGAATGGCTTTCAAGATGCATGGGAGAGTAGGAGATTCCCCTATTATTGGAGCCGGTTTGTTTGTAGATAATGAAGTAGGAGCAGCTACAGCAACTGGACACGGTGAAGAAGTGATAAGAACCGTAGGAACCCATCTTGTGGTAGAATTAATGAGACAGGGAAGAACTCCACAACAAGCCTGTAAAGAAGCTGTAGAAAGAATTGTAAAAATCAATCAGAGAAGAAATAAAAACCTTAAAGATATTCAGGTAGGCTTTATAGCCATCAACAAAAAAGGAGAATATGGAGCTTACTGTATTCAGGACGGATTTAACTTTGCTGTATACGATCAGAAAGGGAACCGCCTTGAAACCCCTGAATTTGCAGTAAAATAA